From the genome of Lotus japonicus ecotype B-129 chromosome 6, LjGifu_v1.2, one region includes:
- the LOC130725600 gene encoding uncharacterized protein LOC130725600, whose protein sequence is MRSEYIDEFPSNLVSKRWLKTAKSAHVYSISEPSIHSQNMKLLRKGAMSAACNYLAEIACEKDDDFSSVMEDIYKLLRDVQKSRKPGCTTKSAAFNVGDPTVVQGRGAPKKTRTVTKRRHCSNCRGIGHTIRTCPVLLYPDQVNNSETGESASEGIEDSTDDETNVGSVDRQNKGASVASKLKSQQRKKGNDSSSTQNKRSNQNTVSTKQNKRKSKQREVPVMIHSSQVSVNEVTQSSPNNVGRGDVDNNRVTLLPQHPQEIPLTQESVNQVHVYNMEPIVQQVHYPVVRASAGLPFLQPTYAVNMTNGVQVFPQFIQHQNVQVPYQGVQMQTLFQAGPSGLLPTFSSTLAAVDRRHNRNSSLGNN, encoded by the exons ATGAGAAGTGAGTATATTGATGAATTTCCAAGCAATCTAGTTTCTAAGAGGTGGTTGAAAACAGCCAAGTCTGCTCATGTGTATTCAATTTCAGAGCCTAGTATTCATTCACAGAATATGAAATTGTTGCGAAAAGGAGCTATGTCTGCCGCATGCAACTATCTCGCAGAAATAGCATGCGAAAAGGATGATGATTTTTCAAGTGTAATGGAAGACATTTATAAGCTGTTGAGGGATGTTCAGAAGAGTCGCAAACCGGGTTGTACAACAAAGAGTGCAGCCTTTAATGTGGGTGATCCAACTGTTGTACAGGGTAGAGGTGCCCCCAAGAAGACCAGAACTGTCACCAAGAGAAGGCATTGCTCAAATTGCAGGGGTATTGGACACACGATTCGTACGTGCCCGGTTTTGCTTTATCCTGATCAAGTCAATAACAGTGAAACAGGTGAATCTGCAAGTGAAGGAATTGAGGACAGCACAGACGACGAG ACAAACGTTGGCAGCGTAGATCGGCAGAATAAGGGGGCTTCGGTGGCAAGTAAACTTAAATCGCAGCAACGGAAGAAGGGAAATGACTCCTCATCCACCCAA AACAAGCGTTCAAATCAGAACACGGTGTCGACAAAACAAAATAAGCGTAAATCTAAGCAGCGAGAAGTCCCAGTCATGATTCATTCAAGCCAAGTATCTGTGAATGAAGTG ACTCAGAGTTCACCGAATAATGTAGGTCGCGGTGATGTGGATAACAACAGAGTTACTTTGTTGCCCCAGCATCCACAGGAAATACCTTTGACCCAAGAATCTGTGAATCAG GTACATGTTTATAACATGGAGCCTATTGTACAACAAGTCCACTATCCTGTTGTTCGTGCTTCAGCTGGACTTCCATTTTTGCAACCTACTTATGCCGTGAATATGACTAATGGAGTTCAGGTGTTTCCACAGTTTATACAGCACCAAAACGTCCAGGTTCCTTACCAAGGAGTTCAGATGCAAACTCTATTTCAAGCTGGACCTTCTGGCTTACTCCCGACATTTTCATCGACGTTGGCGGCAGTCGATAGGAGACACAAtagaaattcaagtttaggaaaTAATTGA
- the LOC130725601 gene encoding protein FAR1-RELATED SEQUENCE 5-like — MDFSSEEEACEFYSKYARIRGFSPRKDDVYKDDDGKIISRQVVCNRAGQRHQKHMHNSGRRKQPKPITRVGCLARIRFRCFSSSKRWKVVFFCDEHNHPLTPYKHVHLIPKFRQLSEGDKAQAEGMNLFGVRTRNIMEVMMGQKGGAESVGFTGKDLANHLDKQKRKRVKDGDAVAALSYLQGKLDNDPLFFFKYNKSEQGNLLNLLWCDGTSRMDYNVFGDVVAFDSTYKKNKYNKPLVIFCGYNHHKQTTIFAAALVHDEKTETFIWVLETLTEAMFNRHPKVVVTDGDLAMKEAIRVVWSNTTHRQCAWHIHQNALKNIRNLDFADEFKLFVYANLNPDKFGEKWDKLVEKYGIANNPWIDTMYETRASWASTFMQDKFFAGIRTTSLCEGINSFIKNYLHCKCSLLDFLFNFERAMKKYRHNELESDFKSSYGEPVMTTALSGIEYGAAKILTRSMFWEVKGQIEDALGLNVERSEVANIVMMKMRKISNRRKEYIVVYDKNQKKVCM; from the coding sequence ATGGATTTCTCTTCTGAGGAGGAAGCATGTGAATTCTATTCTAAATATGCTCGTATCCGTGGATTCTCTCCAAGAAAAGATGATGTATACAAGGATGATGATGGCAAGATTATCTCACGACAGGTGGTGTGCAATAGGGCTGGACAAAGGCATCAGAAGCATATGCATAATAGTGGCAGAAGAAAACAACCTAAGCCTATTACTAGAGTGGGTTGCCTTGCTAGAATTCGATTTCGTTGTTTTTCTAGCAGTAAAAGGTGGAAAGTGGTTTTTTTTTGCGATGAACACAATCACCCATTAACACCATATAAGCATGTTCATTTGATTCCAAAATTTCGGCAATTGAGTGAAGGGgacaaagctcaagcagaaggtaTGAACCTATTTGGTGTGAGGACCCGCAATATTATGGAGGTGATGATGGGCCAAAAAGGTGGGGCTGAGTCGGTAGGCTTTACCGGCAAGGACTTGGCCAACCACCTAGACaagcaaaaaaggaaaagagTCAAAGATGGTGATGCAGTTGCGGCGCTGTCCTATTTACAAGGAAAACTTGACAATGACCCACTATTTTTCTTCAAGTACAACAAATCGGAACAAGGTAATCTCCTTAACTTGCTATGGTGTGATGGAACCAGTAGAATGGATTATAACGTGTTTGGAGATGTGGTTGCCTTTGATAGCACATACAAGAAGAACAAGTATAACAAACCTCTTGTGATTTTTTGTGGATACAACCACCACAAGCAAACAACTATCTTTGCTGCTGCACTTGTTCATGATGAGAAAACTGAGACTTTCATATGGGTTTTGGAAACCTTGACTGAAGCAATGTTTAACAGGCATCCTAAGGTGGTGGTTACAGATGGAGATCTAGCAATGAAGGAAGCTATTAGAGTTGTGTGGTCGAATACCACGCATCGTCAATGTGCATGGCACATTCACCAGAATGCtttgaaaaatattagaaaTCTTGATTTTGCAGATGAATTCAAGTTATTTGTGTACGCTAACTTAAACCCTGACAAGTTTGGAGAGAAGTGGGATAAACTGGTTGAGAAATATGGTATAGCCAACAATCCATGGATTGATACGATGTATGAGACAAGAGCTTCTTGGGCAAGCACCTTCATGCAAGACAAATTTTTTGCCGGTATTAGGACGACATCCTTATGTGAAGGTATTAACTCATTCATAAAGAATTATCTGCATTGTAAGTGTTCCTTGTtggattttcttttcaattttgagCGGGCTATGAAGAAATACAGGCACAATGAGTTGGAATCTGATTTTAAGTCTTCTTATGGTGAGCCTGTTATGACAACAGCACTTAGTGGCATTGAGTATGGAGCTGCCAAAATATTAACAAGGAGCATGTTTTGGGAAGTCAAGGGTCAAATTGAGGATGCCCTGGGGCTAAATGTGGAGCGTTCTGAGGTGGCCAATATtgtgatgatgaaaatgagaaaaattagCAATCGCAGAAAAGAATATATTGTTGTTTATGATAAGAACCAGAAAAAAGTTTGTATGTGA
- the LOC130723252 gene encoding pentatricopeptide repeat-containing protein At5g55840: protein MVFDMEKSIYTFLTVHRWESLNCMNYRLGSLRPVHGRLALNFLKWFMKQPNLELNHVTHIISTTTHVLVRARMYNFAKTTLAHLLHMPIGLNSVFGALMETYPICNSNPAVFDLLIRVCLREKMVGDAVQVFYLMGFRGFKPSVYTCNMVLDSLVKDRKSELFWSFFKGMLANRVSPNVATFNILLNALCERGRFKSAGFLLRKMEESGHFPTAVTYNTLLNWYCKKGRYKAASELIDCMASKGIAADVCTYNVLIDNLCRESRSAKAYLILRRMRKNMVYPNEITYNTLINGFVKEGKIGVAAKVFDEMLSFNLLPNCITYNTLIDGHCSKGNIEEAFRLLDEMVSHGLRPNEVTYGALLNGLSKHSEFGLVSSILERMRMNGVRVGHISYTAMIDGLCKNGLLEEAVHFLDDMLKASINPDVVTFSVLINGFLRAGKINNAKEIMCKMYKNAVVPNSILYSTLIYNYCKMRNLKEALNTYAVMNHSGHVSDHFTCNVLVATFCRSGRLKEAEYFMDHMSRMGLDPSTSAFDCIINSYGNSGDASKAFSMFDQMKSVGHFPSQFTYGGLLKGLFSGGYIKEAKAFLDRLSCIPYAIDSVIYNTILTWTCRSGNISAAVALINEMVMKNFVPDSYTYTNLIGMLCKKGRVVAALLLSGKAMEKGLLSPNPAMYTSLVDALLKEGHSKAALYIFEDMLNKDVGPDTIAFNVLMDQYSRKGKMSKVNDILLAMRSRSLCFNLATYNILLHGYSKRLNVERCSMLYKDMIRHGFAPDRLTWHALILGFCKSGSFDVAVKILRWITLEGSVADCSTFNMLITELCERNEIKMAIDLVKQMNLLGVIPNVDTYNALFNGRIRTCAFEEAHCVLQALVERGYVPTCKQYITLINGMCRVGNVKGAMEVQDEMKTLGVSSQEVSMSAIIRGLARSKKSENAIWVLDFMLEKQIIPTVATFTTLMHIYCHEANVAKALELRTVMEKCHVKLDVAAYNVLISGLCADGDIPAAFKLYEEMKQRDLWPNTSIYIVLIDSLCTGNYHIQSEKLLMDLQARELVSLDLTEGTERLHELLMIARKELIHLRSKRRRKFG from the coding sequence ATGGTTTTTGACATGGAGAAGAGTATATACACATTTCTCACTGTACACCGTTGGGAATCTCTGAATTGCATGAACTATAGACTAGGTTCCCTCAGGCCTGTCCATGGAAGGTTAGCTCTGAACTTTCTCAAATGGTTCATGAAGCAACCCAATTTGGAGCTCAATCATGTGACTCATATAATTTCCACTACCACTCATGTACTTGTTAGAGCTAGAATGTACAACTTTGCCAAAACAACATTGGCACATTTGTTACATATGCCAATTGGTTTGAACTCTGTTTTTGGTGCTTTGATGGAGACATACCCCATTTGCAACTCCAACCCTGCTGTTTTTGATCTCCTGATTAGAGTTTGTTTGAGGGAAAAGATGGTTGGCGATGCTGTGCAGGTTTTTTACTTGATGGGTTTTCGAGGGTTTAAGCCGTCTGTGTATACTTGTAACATGGTGTTGGATTCCTTGGTGAAGGATCGGAAGAGTGAGTTGTTTTGGTCGTTTTTCAAAGGAATGCTTGCGAATAGAGTTAGTCCGAATGTTGCTACGTTCAACATATTGTTGAATGCTTTATGCGAACGTGGGCGGTTTAAGAGTGCTGGCTTTCTTCTGAGGAAAATGGAAGAAAGTGGTCATTTTCCGACTGCAGTTACTTATAATACTTTGCTTAATTGGTATTGCAAGAAAGGAAGGTATAAGGCTGCATCTGAGCTGATTGATTGTATGGCTTCGAAGGGTATTGCGGCAGATGTTTGTACATATAATGTGTTGATAGATAATTTGTGCAGGGAAAGTAGGAGTGCAAAGGCTTATTTAATATTGAGAAGGATGAGAAAGAATATGGTGTATCCTAATGAGATAACTTATAATACTCTTATCAATGGATTTGTTAAGGAGGGGAAGATTGGAGTTGCTGCTAAAGTTTTTGATGAGATGTTATCCTTTAATTTGTTACCGAACTGTATCACTTACAATACTTTGATTGATGGGCACTGTAGTAAGGGAAACATAGAGGAAGCTTTCAGACTTTTGGATGAAATGGTATCTCATGGTTTGAGACCCAATGAAGTAACATATGGGGCTCTTTTAAATGGGTTGTCCAAGCATTCTGAATTTGGATTGGTTTCCAGTATTCTTGAGAGAATGAGGATGAATGGGGTGAGAGTCGGTCATATTAGTTATACAGCAATGATTGATGGGTTGTGTAAGAATGGCTTGCTTGAAGAAGCTGTGCACTTTCTGGATGATATGTTAAAAGCTTCTATCAATCCTGATGTTGTTACGTTTTCTGTGCTCATAAATGGTTTTCTCAGGGCTGGGAAGATAAATAATGCAAAGGAGATAATGTGTAAAATGTATAAGAATGCAGTTGTACCAAACAGCATTTTGTACTCAACATTAATCTACAACTACTGCAAGATGCGAAACCTAAAAGAGGCGTTGAATACTTACGCAGTTATGAACCACAGTGGTCATGTTTCAGATCACTTTACTTGTAATGTCTTGGTTGCCACTTTCTGTAGAAGTGGGAGACTTAAAGAGGCTGAGTATTTTATGGATCACATGAGCAGGATGGGTCTTGATCCTAGTACTTCTGCATTTGATTGCATTATAAATAGTTATGGAAATTCTGGTGATGCATCAAAAGCATTTTCTATGTTTGATCAAATGAAAAGTGTCGGTCATTTCCCAAGTCAGTTCACATATGGGGGTCTATTGAAAGGTCTTTTTTCTGGTGGGTATATTAAGGAAGCCAAAGCATTTTTGGATAGACTTAGTTGCATTCCCTATGCCATTGATAGTGTTATCTACAACACAATACTTACTTGGACATGCAGATCAGGAAACATATCGGCTGCGGTTGCCCTTATTAATGAAATGGTCATGAAGAATTTTGTGCCTGACAGTTATACGTACACCAATCTTATTggaatgctatgcaagaagggTAGAGTGGTTGCTGCACTCCTTTTGTCAGGAAAGGCAATGGAGAAAGGATTATTATCTCCAAATCCTGCCATGTACACTAGTTTAGTTGATGCTCTTCTTAAGGAAGGACATTCAAAAGCCGCTTTGTATATTTTTGAAGATATGCTGAACAAAGATGTTGGCCCTGATACTATAGCATTTAATGTGCTTATGGATCAATACTCAAGGAAAGGGAAAATGTCGAAGGTAAACGATATCCTATTAGCAATGAGGAGTCGAAGTCTGTGCTTCAACTTGGCTACTTACAACATTCTCCTGCATGGATATTCAAAGAGGCTGAATGTGGAAAGATGTTCTATGCTGTACAAGGACATGATCAGACATGGTTTTGCACCAGATAGGTTAACATGGCATGCTCTTATTCTTGGATTTTGTAAGTCGGGATCATTTGATGTTGCTGTCAAAATTTTAAGATGGATAACACTTGAAGGTTCTGTAGCTGATTGTTCTACATTTAACATGCTGATTACCGAGTTATGTGAAAGGAATGAGATAAAAATGGCCATTGATCTGGTAAAACAAATGAATCTGTTAGGAGTTATTCCTAATGTAGATACATACAACGCCCTTTTTAATGGACGCATTAGAACTTGTGCTTTTGAGGAAGCCCATTGTGTTTTGCAAGCCTTGGTGGAAAGGGGTTATGTTCCTACATGTAAACAATATATTACTTTAATTAATGGCATGTGTAGGGTGGGAAACGTAAAAGGAGCCATGGAGGTACAAGATGAGATGAAAACACTTGGTGTCAGCTCCCAAGAGGTTTCTATGAGTGCTATTATAAGAGGGCTTGCACGTTCAAAGAAGAGTGAAAATGCTATTTGGGTTCTTGATTTCATGCTTGAGAAGCAAATCATTCCAACTGTAGCTACTTTCACTACTTTAATGCACATCTATTGCCATGAAGCTAATGTTGCAAAGGCTTTAGAATTGAGGACTGTTATGGAAAAATGCCATGTGAAGCTTGATGTTGCTGCATACAATGTTCTTATATCTGGCCTTTGTGCTGATGGTGATATTCCAGCTGCCTTTAAACTTTATGAAGAGATGAAGCAAAGAGATCTTTGGCCTAATACCTCCATATACATAGTTCTTATTGATTCTTTATGTACTGGAAACTACCATATTCAAAGTGAAAAGCTTTTGATGGATTTACAGGCCAGGGAATTGGTTTCTTTAGATTTGACTGAAGGCACCGAAAGATTGCATGAATTATTGATGATTGCCAGGAAAGAATTAATTCACTTGAGgtccaaaagaagaagaaaatttggTTGA